In a single window of the Thermus amyloliquefaciens genome:
- a CDS encoding adenylate cyclase gives MRCECGQKNPPEARFCMACGRALGALLPEERRYVSVLFYDLVDSSQHFQAGLQAAYHHLQGALEEAARVARAKGGFVHRFLGDGILVLFGAPRARGKEPWRALEAALEMVRTSRLPARAGVASGEVLWAPLGSGQAGEPTAVGPPVVLAERLSKMALPKEVLTEPKTLALAPGVEAEPLGLREAKGLGAVEVSRVKAVRVKLDPEGQALLAFLQETFGRLPARLNLVGPPGSGKTFLLDRFLEACPHPVVVLERMGPETPLRTTLRQAVEQAFGQVENLLALADLSPELSLALRYSLGLEARPPWDRKTLEMAIREAWKGVLENLPHPLLLVAKNLHAPDPILRALLQHPFPHLSVLAESRRPLFHPTLEVQGLKAPPLLALQPALDALPPAERQALLVLGVLEEGLPPKEGRQGDLAELLRELVGTFSAKRLEEEGLTQGGWPLPQTVQAARALVPEAQAKAWHQRAARFYRERGDLRAMALHLRQAGEGREAAWALRLLAQEAWRQGHPERAIPLYQEALEAAPPPWREALGKEFQDAQASLGLAQEAPGGPRSQDPILQAFREAQHPLDLLPLLPSLKPYPLEEAQARLRAAGALWRAFQPRKALEVLAEPHPQVPAPLRLHWRSLKAGLLMDLGRYAEAEALLQEKPAGDLESETRFHATRVRLFLETGRLPKALEAGEAAYRQEPHPWLAAALLSAWTLRGRFREDLFQMALQHPDGKALGVLALAHHRWQKGHDPTPLLKEALREARRLSNPYVYHLALSSLALYLWPKAPRRAQALSQYLLYQTHRTGFAMHLEVARLLRAQLLLEQGEKVEHLLGFSPSVALTRAWQAVLAGEEPGDNLRGYGILGRWVLGLWRSRGMGWRRLKR, from the coding sequence ATGCGCTGCGAGTGCGGGCAGAAGAACCCCCCTGAGGCCCGTTTCTGCATGGCCTGTGGCCGGGCCTTAGGGGCCCTTCTGCCCGAGGAGCGGCGGTACGTGAGCGTCCTCTTCTACGACCTGGTGGATTCCAGCCAGCACTTTCAGGCGGGCCTGCAAGCCGCCTACCACCACCTGCAGGGGGCCTTAGAGGAGGCCGCCCGCGTGGCCCGGGCCAAGGGCGGCTTCGTCCACCGGTTCCTGGGGGATGGGATCCTGGTCCTCTTCGGGGCCCCAAGGGCTCGAGGCAAGGAGCCCTGGCGGGCCCTGGAGGCCGCCTTGGAGATGGTGCGCACCTCCCGCCTACCCGCCCGGGCGGGGGTGGCCAGCGGGGAGGTGCTTTGGGCCCCCTTGGGAAGCGGCCAGGCCGGCGAACCCACCGCGGTGGGCCCCCCGGTGGTCCTGGCCGAGCGGCTCAGCAAGATGGCCCTCCCCAAGGAGGTGCTCACCGAGCCCAAGACCCTGGCCCTGGCCCCAGGGGTGGAGGCGGAACCCCTGGGCCTTCGGGAGGCCAAGGGCCTGGGGGCGGTGGAGGTCTCCCGGGTGAAGGCGGTCCGGGTGAAGCTGGACCCGGAGGGCCAGGCCCTCCTGGCCTTTCTTCAGGAAACCTTCGGCCGCCTTCCCGCCCGCCTGAACCTGGTGGGCCCGCCGGGAAGCGGCAAGACCTTCCTTCTGGATAGGTTTTTGGAAGCCTGCCCTCACCCCGTGGTGGTCCTGGAGCGCATGGGGCCGGAAACCCCCTTGCGGACCACCTTGCGCCAGGCGGTGGAACAGGCCTTCGGCCAGGTGGAAAACCTGCTGGCCCTGGCGGACCTTTCCCCCGAACTTTCCCTGGCCCTCCGCTACAGCCTGGGCCTCGAGGCCCGCCCCCCTTGGGACCGCAAAACCCTGGAGATGGCCATTCGGGAAGCCTGGAAAGGGGTTTTGGAAAACCTGCCCCACCCCCTCCTCCTGGTGGCCAAAAACCTCCACGCCCCAGACCCCATCCTGCGGGCCCTCCTCCAGCATCCTTTCCCCCACCTCTCGGTCCTGGCAGAAAGCCGCAGGCCCCTCTTCCACCCCACCCTGGAGGTCCAGGGCCTCAAGGCCCCTCCCCTTTTGGCCTTGCAGCCCGCCTTAGACGCCCTCCCGCCAGCGGAACGCCAAGCCCTTTTGGTCCTGGGGGTGCTGGAGGAGGGCCTGCCCCCCAAAGAAGGGCGCCAAGGGGACCTGGCGGAGCTTTTGCGGGAGCTGGTCGGCACCTTCTCCGCCAAGCGGCTGGAGGAGGAGGGCCTCACCCAAGGGGGCTGGCCCCTGCCCCAGACGGTCCAGGCGGCCCGGGCCCTGGTGCCGGAGGCGCAGGCCAAGGCCTGGCACCAAAGGGCGGCCCGGTTCTACCGGGAAAGGGGCGACCTCCGGGCCATGGCCCTCCACCTGAGGCAAGCCGGGGAGGGGCGGGAGGCCGCTTGGGCCCTTCGGCTCCTCGCCCAGGAGGCCTGGCGCCAAGGCCACCCCGAACGGGCCATACCCCTGTACCAAGAGGCCCTCGAGGCCGCCCCCCCGCCCTGGCGGGAAGCCCTGGGGAAGGAATTCCAAGACGCCCAAGCCTCCCTGGGCCTGGCCCAGGAGGCCCCCGGGGGCCCCAGGTCCCAAGACCCCATCCTGCAGGCTTTCCGGGAGGCCCAGCATCCCTTAGACCTCCTTCCCCTCCTCCCCAGCCTGAAACCCTACCCCCTGGAGGAGGCCCAGGCCCGGCTTCGGGCGGCGGGGGCCTTGTGGCGGGCCTTCCAGCCCCGAAAGGCCCTGGAGGTCCTCGCCGAGCCCCATCCCCAGGTCCCCGCCCCCCTACGCCTCCACTGGCGAAGCCTAAAGGCGGGCCTCCTCATGGACCTGGGCCGCTACGCGGAAGCCGAGGCCCTGCTCCAGGAAAAACCCGCCGGGGACCTGGAGTCGGAAACCCGCTTTCACGCCACCCGGGTCCGCCTTTTCCTGGAAACCGGCCGCCTGCCCAAGGCCCTGGAGGCGGGGGAGGCCGCCTACCGCCAGGAGCCCCACCCCTGGCTGGCCGCCGCCCTCCTCTCCGCCTGGACCCTAAGGGGGCGTTTCCGGGAGGATCTTTTCCAGATGGCCCTGCAACACCCAGACGGCAAGGCCCTTGGGGTCTTGGCCCTGGCCCACCATCGCTGGCAAAAGGGCCACGACCCCACCCCCCTCCTCAAGGAAGCCCTGCGGGAAGCCCGGCGGCTTTCCAACCCCTACGTCTACCACCTGGCCCTCTCCTCCCTGGCCCTCTACCTGTGGCCCAAGGCCCCAAGAAGGGCCCAGGCCCTCTCCCAGTACCTCCTCTACCAAACCCACCGCACGGGGTTCGCCATGCACCTGGAGGTGGCCCGCCTCCTCCGGGCCCAGCTCCTCCTGGAACAGGGGGAGAAGGTGGAACATCTCCTGGGTTTTTCCCCTTCCGTTGCCCTCACCCGCGCGTGGCAAGCGGTTTTGGCAGGGGAGGAACCGGGGGACAACCTCCGGGGATACGGTATCCTGGGAAGGTGGGTCCTGGGGCTTTGGCGTAGCCGGGGGATGGGATGGAGACGGCTCAAGCGGTAG
- a CDS encoding malate dehydrogenase: protein MKSPVRVAVTGAAGQIGYSLLFRIAAGEMLGKDHPVVLQLLEIPQALRALEGVIMELEDCAFPLLAGVVATDDPKVAFKDADYALLVGAAPRKAGMERRDLLEMNGKIFTEQGRALAEVAKRDVKVLVVGNPANTNALIAYKNAEGLDPKNFTAMTRLDHNRAKAQLAKKTGVPVDRIRRIAVWGNHSSTMFPDLFHAEVDGKPALELVDMEWYEKEFIPTVAQRGAAIIQARGASSAASAANAAIEHIRDWALGTPEGDWVSMAIPSDGSYGIPEGIVYSFPVTAKDGRYEIVQGLEIGEFARKRMEITAKELLDEMEQVKALGLI, encoded by the coding sequence ATGAAAAGCCCCGTTCGCGTGGCGGTCACCGGCGCCGCAGGCCAGATCGGCTACAGCCTTCTTTTCCGCATCGCCGCAGGGGAGATGCTGGGAAAGGACCACCCCGTGGTCCTGCAACTCCTGGAGATCCCCCAGGCCCTGAGAGCCCTGGAAGGGGTGATCATGGAGCTGGAGGACTGCGCCTTTCCCCTGCTGGCGGGAGTCGTGGCCACGGACGACCCCAAGGTGGCCTTTAAGGACGCCGATTACGCCCTTTTGGTGGGGGCAGCCCCCAGGAAGGCGGGCATGGAGCGCCGCGACCTCCTGGAGATGAACGGCAAGATCTTCACCGAGCAAGGCCGGGCCCTGGCCGAGGTGGCCAAGCGGGACGTGAAGGTCCTGGTGGTGGGCAACCCCGCCAACACCAACGCCCTCATCGCCTACAAGAACGCGGAGGGCCTCGATCCCAAAAACTTCACCGCCATGACCCGGCTGGACCACAACCGGGCCAAGGCCCAGCTGGCCAAGAAGACCGGGGTTCCCGTGGACCGCATCCGGCGGATTGCGGTCTGGGGCAACCACTCCTCCACCATGTTCCCCGACCTCTTCCATGCCGAGGTGGACGGGAAGCCCGCCTTGGAGCTGGTGGACATGGAGTGGTACGAGAAGGAGTTCATCCCCACCGTGGCCCAAAGGGGCGCGGCCATCATCCAAGCCCGGGGGGCCTCTAGCGCCGCCAGCGCGGCCAACGCCGCCATTGAGCATATCCGCGACTGGGCCCTGGGCACCCCTGAAGGGGACTGGGTTTCCATGGCCATCCCCTCCGATGGCTCCTACGGGATCCCCGAGGGGATCGTCTACTCCTTCCCCGTCACCGCCAAGGACGGAAGGTACGAGATCGTCCAGGGTTTGGAGATAGGCGAGTTTGCCCGCAAACGGATGGAGATCACCGCCAAGGAGCTTCTGGACGAGATGGAACAGGTGAAGGCCCTAGGGCTTATCTAA
- a CDS encoding DEAD/DEAH box helicase, translating into MLPEALRGWESYRDWLEANPEFRGRIVFARTLPQTPPRTVPYQGVFAGVLEALGLKPFAHQKEALLRVEEGKNLVMAYSTAAGKSLVFQAPVLKAALEGGTSLLLFPTKALAHDQLRRLRAMAETLGVKGIYPYDGDTQGEVRRKAKQEGLVLLSNPDMLHFGLLPRHGEFASFLSRLRYLVLDELHAYRGVFGTHVALVLFRLLRLARHYGANPQVIAASATIGNAKEHAENLTGLPFVELREEVARSERELLVLLPKPLDAKGERRRSPLLEAAYLARALAEGGLRGLIFTNARKSAELIARYAAHPGVRPYRAGYTARERRRLEEGLKSGEVRVLVSTSALELGVDIGELDAVALVGYPGSIAAFWQRAGRAGRGRRRALVVYIPREDPLDEYFLHRPELLLRTPPEAAVADPQNPVLCPLHLHAAAWEKPLVREEVLCPEALAELEEKDGRYHTPRRRPHRDISLRGLGATFTLRGPEGEVLGHLDERQAYWEAHPGAVYLHGGESYLVRNIDPAKREIWLLPALEDYYTEPRVETDLEVLSGEAVGHGVWLGKVVLRERVVAYAKKRFFTGSVLEEIPLELPEISFPTEALWFHPPMVVPAHRIPGGIHALEHAMIGLLPLFVLAERQDIGGLSYPFYPRPLPSGSGPTVFIYDGYPGGVGYVRQAARRFPEWVRSALELLKGCPCEEGCPRCVLSPKCGNGNQYLDKGAALILAASLTLSLPPRTLH; encoded by the coding sequence GTGCTGCCCGAGGCCCTACGGGGGTGGGAAAGCTACCGGGACTGGTTGGAGGCCAACCCGGAGTTCCGAGGGCGGATCGTTTTCGCCCGCACCCTTCCCCAGACCCCCCCGAGGACGGTTCCCTACCAGGGGGTCTTTGCCGGGGTCCTCGAGGCCTTGGGGCTCAAGCCCTTCGCCCACCAGAAGGAAGCCCTCCTTCGGGTGGAGGAGGGGAAGAACCTGGTCATGGCCTACTCCACCGCCGCGGGGAAGAGCCTGGTCTTCCAGGCCCCGGTGCTCAAGGCGGCCCTGGAAGGGGGCACGAGCCTCCTCCTCTTCCCCACCAAGGCCCTGGCCCACGACCAGCTGCGGCGCCTTAGGGCCATGGCCGAGACCTTGGGGGTCAAGGGGATCTACCCCTACGACGGGGACACCCAAGGGGAGGTAAGGCGGAAGGCAAAACAGGAGGGGCTTGTCCTCCTCAGCAACCCCGACATGCTCCACTTCGGCCTTCTACCCCGGCACGGGGAGTTCGCCTCCTTCCTCTCCCGGCTCCGCTACCTGGTCCTGGACGAGCTCCACGCCTACCGGGGGGTCTTTGGCACCCATGTGGCCCTGGTCCTCTTCCGCCTCCTGCGCCTGGCCCGGCACTACGGGGCTAACCCCCAGGTGATCGCAGCCAGCGCCACCATAGGGAACGCCAAGGAGCATGCGGAGAACCTAACGGGCCTGCCCTTCGTGGAGCTCCGGGAGGAGGTGGCCCGCTCGGAACGGGAGCTCCTCGTCCTCCTTCCCAAGCCCCTAGACGCCAAGGGGGAAAGGAGGCGAAGCCCCCTCCTCGAGGCCGCCTATCTGGCCCGGGCCCTGGCGGAAGGGGGCCTGAGGGGGCTCATCTTCACCAACGCCCGGAAAAGCGCCGAGCTCATCGCCCGCTACGCCGCCCACCCCGGGGTGCGCCCCTACCGGGCGGGGTACACCGCCCGGGAAAGGCGCCGCCTGGAGGAGGGTTTGAAGTCCGGGGAGGTGCGGGTCCTGGTCTCCACCAGCGCCCTGGAGCTGGGGGTGGACATCGGGGAGCTGGACGCCGTGGCCCTGGTGGGGTACCCCGGGTCCATCGCCGCCTTCTGGCAGCGGGCGGGCAGGGCGGGAAGGGGAAGACGGAGGGCCCTGGTGGTCTACATCCCCCGCGAGGACCCCTTGGACGAGTACTTCCTCCACCGGCCCGAGCTCCTCCTAAGGACCCCTCCCGAGGCGGCGGTGGCCGACCCCCAGAACCCCGTGCTCTGCCCCCTCCACCTGCACGCCGCCGCCTGGGAAAAGCCCCTGGTGCGGGAGGAGGTGCTTTGCCCAGAGGCCTTGGCCGAACTTGAGGAAAAGGATGGGCGCTACCACACGCCAAGGCGTCGCCCCCACCGGGACATAAGCCTCCGGGGGCTTGGGGCCACCTTTACCCTGCGGGGACCGGAGGGGGAGGTCCTGGGCCATCTGGACGAGCGCCAGGCCTACTGGGAGGCCCACCCGGGGGCGGTCTATCTGCACGGGGGGGAGAGCTACCTGGTGCGGAACATCGACCCCGCAAAGCGGGAGATCTGGCTTCTTCCGGCCCTGGAGGACTACTACACCGAGCCCCGGGTGGAGACCGACCTGGAGGTCCTTTCGGGGGAAGCGGTGGGCCATGGGGTCTGGTTGGGCAAGGTGGTGCTGCGGGAAAGGGTGGTGGCCTACGCCAAAAAACGCTTTTTCACCGGGAGCGTTTTGGAGGAAATCCCCTTGGAGCTTCCCGAGATCTCCTTCCCCACGGAAGCCCTTTGGTTCCACCCCCCCATGGTGGTCCCTGCCCACCGGATCCCCGGGGGCATCCATGCCCTGGAACACGCCATGATCGGCCTCCTGCCCCTCTTTGTCCTGGCGGAGCGGCAGGACATCGGGGGCCTCTCCTACCCCTTCTACCCAAGGCCCCTACCCTCGGGAAGCGGCCCCACCGTCTTCATCTACGACGGCTACCCCGGGGGGGTCGGCTACGTCCGCCAGGCGGCCCGTCGCTTCCCCGAGTGGGTCCGCTCCGCCCTGGAGCTCCTCAAGGGATGCCCGTGCGAGGAGGGGTGTCCCCGTTGCGTCCTCTCCCCCAAGTGCGGGAACGGGAACCAGTACCTGGACAAGGGGGCGGCCCTGATCCTGGCGGCCAGCCTCACCCTCTCCCTGCCCCCAAGGACCCTGCATTAA
- a CDS encoding phosphoribosyltransferase has translation MERKQVSWEALLALVRRLAERLREEEVDLLLGIARGGLIPTALLAQALGLRDILTAAVMFYEGEETLPEPVFLQFPPDPLLFGKRVLVVDDVWDSGRTAFAVKARVRQAGGFPLVATLHFKPGRNQVPDQPEFYAEATEAWVVYPWAPEVWLKT, from the coding sequence ATGGAACGAAAGCAGGTTTCCTGGGAAGCGCTCCTCGCCCTGGTGCGGCGGCTTGCCGAAAGGCTCCGGGAGGAGGAGGTGGACCTCCTTTTGGGCATCGCCCGGGGTGGGCTCATCCCCACCGCCCTTCTGGCCCAGGCCCTGGGCCTGAGGGACATCCTCACCGCGGCGGTGATGTTCTACGAGGGGGAGGAGACCCTTCCTGAGCCCGTCTTCCTGCAGTTCCCTCCAGACCCCCTGCTTTTTGGCAAGCGGGTTTTGGTGGTGGATGACGTCTGGGACTCCGGGCGCACCGCCTTCGCCGTCAAGGCCCGGGTGCGCCAGGCGGGTGGCTTCCCCCTGGTGGCCACCCTGCACTTCAAACCGGGGAGGAACCAGGTGCCGGACCAGCCCGAGTTTTACGCCGAGGCCACGGAGGCCTGGGTGGTCTACCCCTGGGCCCCGGAGGTCTGGCTAAAAACCTGA
- a CDS encoding class I SAM-dependent methyltransferase produces the protein MTLAEYHRLTPLPRPGGVLYVKPGARGYRDPVYELLQSAVAPFGERALDLNPGVGLGSLPLEGRMEVERLEPSKAAFRCLVASGLKARLAPPWETEEDAYHLVVLALPAGRGTAYVEASLVAAARALGMGGRVYLAGDKNKGFERYLKEAQALLGYGKVLKREGPVRVALLEKEKEAPPLPALWHRFEARLLGEAFTFFHLPGVFSAGKVDKASALLLEALVGEVGREGLRGKRILDLGAGYGALTLPLARLGGEVTALEDDLVSVLSLERSLAENHLAARVLHSDVDEALTEGEAFDIIVTNPPFHVGGAVILDVAQAFVEAAARLKPGGGFFLVANPFLKYEPLLEERFGAFRTLLVREYKVLFAQKAQGG, from the coding sequence ATGACCCTAGCGGAGTACCACCGCCTCACCCCCCTCCCCCGACCCGGGGGGGTGCTCTATGTGAAACCCGGAGCCCGGGGGTACCGGGACCCCGTCTACGAGCTTTTGCAAAGCGCCGTGGCCCCCTTTGGCGAAAGGGCCCTGGACCTCAACCCCGGGGTGGGTCTGGGAAGCCTTCCCTTGGAAGGCCGGATGGAGGTGGAGAGGCTGGAGCCCTCCAAAGCCGCCTTCCGTTGCCTTGTGGCCAGCGGTCTGAAGGCCCGCCTCGCTCCCCCCTGGGAAACGGAGGAAGACGCTTACCACCTGGTGGTCCTGGCCCTGCCCGCTGGCCGGGGCACCGCCTATGTGGAGGCCTCCTTGGTGGCCGCGGCCCGCGCCCTAGGGATGGGGGGAAGGGTCTACCTGGCCGGGGACAAGAACAAGGGGTTTGAGCGCTACCTCAAGGAGGCCCAGGCCCTTTTGGGGTACGGCAAGGTCCTCAAACGGGAGGGCCCGGTGCGGGTGGCCCTTCTGGAAAAGGAAAAAGAAGCCCCGCCCCTACCCGCCCTCTGGCACCGCTTTGAAGCCAGGCTTCTGGGGGAAGCCTTCACCTTCTTCCACCTCCCCGGGGTCTTCTCCGCTGGGAAGGTGGACAAGGCCTCGGCGCTTCTTCTGGAAGCCCTGGTGGGGGAGGTGGGCCGGGAAGGCCTCCGGGGCAAGCGCATCCTGGACCTGGGGGCAGGCTACGGGGCCCTCACCCTGCCCTTGGCCCGCCTGGGGGGCGAGGTGACCGCCCTGGAGGACGACCTGGTCTCGGTCCTCTCCTTGGAAAGGAGCCTGGCGGAAAACCACCTTGCCGCCCGGGTGCTCCACTCCGATGTGGACGAGGCCTTGACAGAAGGGGAGGCCTTTGACATCATAGTTACGAATCCCCCCTTTCACGTGGGGGGAGCGGTTATCCTGGATGTGGCCCAGGCCTTCGTGGAAGCGGCGGCCCGGCTAAAGCCGGGCGGCGGGTTTTTCCTGGTGGCAAACCCCTTTCTCAAGTATGAGCCCCTACTGGAGGAGCGCTTTGGCGCTTTCAGGACGCTTTTGGTAAGGGAGTACAAGGTGCTTTTCGCCCAAAAAGCCCAAGGGGGATAA
- a CDS encoding GNAT family N-acetyltransferase translates to MVLRPAGEKDLPAIARLSHQTLLLGREGSWVFPSQELWGELFVAPYLRRGCCGRVAEEEGVVLGYVLGACSHLALALYLLPRVPLLLLRLLLGFYGPPLPHLRYLLRLLLFPGPKAPTRLYPAHLHIAVDPQAQGKGLGKALLGDFLECLRKKGVKGVQLSTTRANAAARGLYRALGFRLYAKRASPFWAPYHGHPVIHEVWVREL, encoded by the coding sequence GTGGTCCTCCGTCCCGCCGGGGAGAAGGACCTCCCCGCCATCGCCCGGCTCTCCCACCAAACCCTCCTCCTGGGCCGGGAGGGTTCTTGGGTCTTCCCCAGCCAGGAGCTCTGGGGGGAGCTCTTCGTGGCCCCCTACCTGAGGCGGGGCTGTTGCGGCCGGGTGGCGGAGGAGGAGGGGGTCGTCCTGGGCTACGTGCTGGGCGCCTGTTCCCACCTGGCCCTGGCCCTTTACCTCCTCCCCCGCGTGCCCCTTCTCCTCCTCCGGCTCCTTCTGGGCTTCTACGGCCCGCCCCTTCCCCACCTCCGCTACCTCCTCCGGCTCCTCCTCTTCCCAGGCCCCAAGGCCCCCACGCGCCTTTACCCCGCCCACCTGCACATCGCCGTGGATCCCCAGGCCCAGGGAAAGGGTCTGGGAAAGGCCCTTTTGGGGGATTTTCTGGAGTGCCTAAGGAAAAAGGGGGTGAAAGGGGTGCAGCTCTCCACCACCCGGGCCAACGCCGCCGCCAGGGGGCTTTACCGGGCCCTGGGCTTTCGCCTCTACGCCAAACGGGCCAGCCCCTTCTGGGCCCCCTACCACGGCCACCCCGTGATCCACGAGGTCTGGGTCAGGGAACTTTAG
- a CDS encoding aspartate kinase has translation MSLVVQKYGGTSVGDLERIHKVAQRIAHYREKGHKLAVVVSAMGHTTDELIALAKRVNPRPPFRELDLLTTTGEQVSVALLSMQLWAMGIPARGFVQHQIGIVTDGRFGDARILEVNPSRIQQALEEGYVAVIAGFMGTTPEGEITTLGRGGSDTTAVAIAAALGAKECEIYTDTEGVYTTDPHLIPEARKLEAIGYDQMLEMAALGARVLHPRAVYYAKRYGVVLHVRSSFSYNPGTLVKEVNMEMGKVVTGAALDLDHAQIGLIGIPDQPGIAAKVFQALAERGIAVDMIIQGVPGHDPSRQQMAFTVKKDFAQEALEALEPVLAEIGGEAILRPDIAKVSIVGVGLASAPEIPAKMFQAVASTGANIEMIATSEVRISVIIPAQYAEAALRAVHQAFELDKP, from the coding sequence GTGTCCCTGGTCGTGCAAAAATATGGCGGTACCTCCGTGGGCGACCTGGAGCGCATCCACAAGGTGGCCCAGCGCATCGCCCACTACCGGGAGAAGGGGCATAAACTTGCGGTGGTGGTGTCGGCCATGGGCCACACCACCGACGAGCTCATCGCCTTGGCCAAGCGGGTGAACCCGAGACCCCCCTTCCGGGAGCTGGACCTCCTCACCACCACGGGGGAGCAGGTTTCCGTGGCCCTCCTTTCCATGCAACTCTGGGCCATGGGCATCCCGGCCAGGGGTTTTGTCCAACACCAGATCGGCATCGTCACCGATGGGCGCTTTGGCGATGCCCGGATCCTCGAGGTCAACCCGAGCCGCATCCAACAGGCCTTGGAGGAGGGGTATGTGGCGGTGATCGCCGGCTTCATGGGCACCACCCCCGAGGGGGAGATCACCACCTTGGGCCGGGGAGGGTCCGACACCACCGCCGTGGCCATCGCGGCGGCCCTGGGGGCCAAGGAGTGCGAGATCTACACGGACACGGAAGGGGTTTACACCACCGACCCCCACCTGATCCCCGAGGCCCGGAAGCTGGAGGCGATCGGCTACGACCAGATGTTGGAGATGGCCGCCCTGGGGGCCAGGGTCCTCCATCCCCGGGCGGTGTACTATGCCAAGCGTTACGGGGTGGTGCTCCACGTGCGCTCCAGCTTTTCCTATAACCCCGGTACCCTGGTGAAGGAGGTCAACATGGAGATGGGCAAGGTGGTGACGGGTGCGGCCTTGGATCTGGACCACGCCCAGATCGGGCTTATCGGCATTCCCGACCAGCCGGGGATCGCCGCCAAGGTCTTCCAGGCCCTGGCCGAGCGGGGTATCGCCGTGGACATGATCATCCAGGGGGTGCCCGGGCACGATCCCTCCCGGCAGCAGATGGCCTTTACCGTGAAGAAGGACTTCGCCCAGGAGGCCCTCGAGGCCCTCGAGCCCGTCCTGGCCGAGATCGGGGGGGAGGCCATCCTCCGCCCCGACATCGCCAAGGTCTCCATCGTGGGGGTGGGCCTGGCCTCGGCCCCGGAGATCCCCGCCAAAATGTTCCAGGCGGTGGCCTCCACCGGGGCCAACATCGAGATGATCGCCACCAGCGAGGTGCGCATCTCCGTCATCATCCCCGCCCAGTACGCGGAGGCCGCCCTAAGGGCGGTGCACCAGGCCTTTGAGCTGGACAAGCCCTGA
- the dnaG gene encoding DNA primase, whose amino-acid sequence METAQAVEAIKRRLSLKEVVSRYVVLKPAGRGRWKGLCPFHQEKTPSFYVDEEKGLFHCFGCKAGGDLLAFVEKIEGLDFLGALERLAEEAGVEIPKGGAPAKRRELLDVLKLAQEYFLEGLKASLEAQAYLRERGLTEESVARFGLGYAPPKGDGLLTHLSRHGISPEEGLKAGVLAERDGRFYDRFRHRITFPIKDHLGRIVAFTGRALGEETPKYLNSPETPLFRKREVLFAYPEAKAALRQGRAIVVEGLFDAIALHQMGFAEAVAVLGSGLSEEQARLLEMQEVREVYLAFDADEAGQRATLQSLDLSLARKFLFYAVRLPSKDPGELLLLPEGPALFQKALEEALPEVEFRFQEATRGLDLTRPEHKRKVLEALTPRMLSPEPFDPVADRLKALVVERLGLSLRQLEDYLASLKRGRRPPPQPPRAEPKNRVLLLELDVMALLLSLPEERFAEWVQHTALHVWPPEGSLLSEFLELARREPRRDYLRQVLSRKEAGGILLERLMLIPPVEEPRFPELLEKTLARLREGYYLERRAKLKEELQRNPSMEILREIQELDQAIEAERRIYRNL is encoded by the coding sequence ATGGAGACGGCTCAAGCGGTAGAGGCCATCAAGCGCCGCCTCTCCCTCAAGGAGGTGGTTTCCCGGTACGTGGTCCTGAAGCCCGCGGGCCGCGGCCGCTGGAAAGGCCTTTGCCCCTTCCACCAGGAGAAGACCCCATCCTTCTATGTGGACGAGGAAAAGGGCCTCTTCCACTGCTTCGGCTGCAAGGCGGGAGGGGACCTTTTGGCCTTTGTGGAGAAGATCGAGGGCCTGGACTTCCTGGGGGCCCTGGAGCGCCTGGCGGAGGAGGCGGGGGTGGAGATCCCCAAAGGGGGTGCCCCCGCCAAGCGCCGGGAGCTTTTGGATGTCCTCAAGCTGGCCCAGGAGTACTTCCTGGAGGGGCTTAAGGCCTCCCTCGAGGCCCAGGCCTACCTGAGGGAGCGGGGCCTCACGGAGGAAAGCGTGGCCCGCTTCGGCCTGGGCTACGCCCCCCCTAAAGGGGATGGCCTCCTCACCCACCTGAGCCGGCACGGCATCAGCCCGGAGGAGGGCCTGAAGGCGGGGGTCCTGGCGGAAAGGGACGGGCGCTTCTACGACCGCTTCCGCCACCGCATCACCTTCCCCATCAAGGACCACCTGGGGCGGATCGTGGCCTTCACGGGAAGGGCCTTGGGGGAGGAAACCCCCAAGTACCTGAACTCTCCGGAAACCCCCCTCTTCCGCAAGCGGGAGGTGCTCTTCGCCTACCCCGAGGCCAAGGCCGCCTTGCGCCAGGGGCGGGCCATCGTGGTGGAGGGGCTTTTTGACGCCATCGCCCTGCACCAGATGGGCTTTGCCGAGGCGGTGGCGGTCTTGGGCTCGGGGCTTTCCGAGGAGCAAGCCCGCCTCCTGGAGATGCAGGAGGTGCGGGAGGTCTACCTGGCCTTTGACGCCGACGAGGCCGGGCAAAGGGCCACCCTGCAAAGCCTGGACCTCTCCTTGGCCCGGAAGTTCCTCTTCTATGCGGTGCGCCTGCCCAGCAAGGACCCCGGGGAGCTCCTCCTCCTTCCTGAGGGGCCAGCCCTCTTCCAAAAGGCCCTGGAGGAGGCCCTCCCCGAGGTGGAGTTCCGCTTCCAGGAGGCCACCCGGGGCCTGGACCTGACCCGGCCCGAGCACAAGCGAAAGGTCCTGGAAGCCCTCACCCCCAGGATGCTTTCCCCCGAGCCCTTTGACCCGGTGGCCGACCGCCTCAAGGCCCTGGTGGTGGAGCGGTTAGGCCTTTCCCTGCGCCAGCTGGAGGACTACCTGGCCAGCCTCAAGCGGGGCCGGCGCCCACCCCCCCAACCCCCTAGGGCGGAGCCCAAAAACCGGGTCCTCCTTTTGGAGCTGGACGTGATGGCCCTGCTCCTCTCCCTGCCGGAGGAGCGCTTTGCCGAGTGGGTGCAGCACACGGCCCTTCACGTCTGGCCGCCGGAGGGCTCCTTGCTTTCGGAGTTCTTGGAGCTGGCCAGGCGCGAACCCCGACGGGATTACCTGCGGCAGGTGCTAAGCCGCAAGGAGGCGGGGGGCATCCTCCTGGAAAGGCTGATGCTCATCCCCCCCGTGGAGGAGCCCAGGTTCCCAGAACTTTTGGAAAAAACCCTGGCCCGCCTGCGGGAAGGCTATTACCTGGAGCGCCGGGCCAAGCTGAAGGAAGAGCTTCAGCGCAACCCCAGCATGGAGATCCTACGGGAGATCCAGGAACTGGACCAGGCCATTGAGGCGGAAAGGCGCATCTACCGTAACCTTTGA